A window of Ignatzschineria indica genomic DNA:
GATAGAGTCGAGCTGTAATGATTGCTGAAATGAAGTGTTCAGATAAAACTTGAGATCAAGATTTGAAATAAAGAGTTGGGATAAATATGAATAGAATGAACAGAGCGATCAAAACGGTTCTCAAAGGGGTAGGTATTATACTGATTCTATCTGCTTGTAGTACCTATTCTAATACGCCATCTCCCTCCTACATATCCGGAGGACCATTAACAGAGCGGCTTAAAAATTATGGTTTGAAGCCGGGAGATGAGGTCTTAATTCGCATTTTTAAAGAGGAAGCGATGCTTGAGGTGTGGATGAAGCCTAAAGGGAAAAAAGAGTTTATCCACTTCTCAAATTATCCTATTTGTAACTATTCAGGGACATTAGGACCTAAGATCTATGAAGGAGATCATCAAGCGCCAGAAGGTTTCTATCGGGTGGACCGTAGAGCGCTCAATCCTCATAGTCGTTTCTATAAATCTTTCAATCTCGGTTTTCCCAATAGCTTTGATCGAGCATTAGGTCGAACCGGAAGCTATTTGATGGTTCATGGTAAGTGTGATTCAGTTGGTTGTTATGCAATGACAGATCCACAGATAGAAGAGATCTACGGGTTGGTAGAGCTAGCACTTAAGAATGGGCAACCTTACGTAGAGGTTCAAGCTTACCCCTTTAAGATGGAGAAAGCACGTCTCAATCGAGAAAAGCAATCTTTACACTATGAGTTTTGGGATAATTTACAAGAAGGTTATCAAAAATTTGAGCGCTCTCGTCGCCCTCTCGATTATAGTGTGAGCAGTGGGAGATATCTATTTAAGGGATAGGCTTGTCAATTGTGAAAATATTTAGTATCTTATCTGCCTCAACTGAAAAAGATTCAGGTGAGAAACAGTTAGGAAAAGTGGCCGAGTGGTTGAAGGCGTTCGCCTGGAAAGCGGATATACGTTAGTAGCGTATCGAGGGTTCGAATCCCTCCTTTTCCGCCAGATCTATTGAAAAGCTCTTGTTTATATACAAGAGCTTTTTTATGCTTAAAAATGGGTATCTGTGTAAAAAATATCTTTATGCGAACGATTCAAAATCGGAGCTAGTGTTACTAGTTTTAATTCTTTGCAATATAATTCCCTATTTCTAATTATCTATTCTACTCTTTTCTTATAGTTTGTTTTTGTAATACCCCCCTACAAGGGTAAACTTCTTCTTAAGCAAAAATCACTCTTATATAGAGCATATCTAAAATATAATTTTAATTAATTTACATTAATTTAATATTTCTATATTTCCCCTCAAATGTAGCGTCTATTCTAAACAATAAGGGTTTACAAATATTTAATTCTCTATTTTAAGCATTTATTGAAATCATCGGTCATTGACACCATGTTTTTTTAAAATATCATGGTGACTAAATATATAAGCATCATTATTAGCAATATTATTTGTTAATAATGGTGTTTTATTTCGTCTTGGGATTAAAAAAATATTAATTTTTAAAGAGAGTGTTTAGGTATGTCCATGATAGTCGTCGATAGAGCGGGTGCTTCATCTCCATTTGAAATCTCATTAAGTGATTATGTAATTACATCGCCTAATTTAATAAAAATTAAAGAAGATTTAGAGAACTTAAAAAGTACCGAAAGAGTCGGTCAAGACTTAATCTTAATATTTAAGTCTGGACAAAAAGTAGTTCTGTATGGTTTTTACAATGAAGATGAGGAAGGTCATCATAGCGAACTTATTTTTGAAGAGGACTGTGAGTTTTACTGGCTTAATGGGGAAGGGGAGTTTGTTAAAATAGACATCGATCCTTCTTTAATGAGTGAAGTATCGACGGCTGGTGTATCAAAAGAATGTGGTGGTGTACCCTTTTGGGTTTTAGGGCTATTAGGTGGATCCATGGCCGCTTCTATCGTTGCAACAGGCATTTCATCTAATGATTCTGGTTCTTTTACATCATCAGATGATAATGGTTCAAATGGCGGAGCCAATGGTGGTACTAACGGTGGCGTAAACGGCGGCACGAATGGCGGAACTAACGGTGGAACCAATGGTGGTACTAACGGTGGCACGAACGGCGGAACTAACGGTGGCACGAACGGCGGAACTAACGGTGGAACCAATGGCGGTGCAAACGGTGGCACGAATGGCGGTACTAACGGTGGAGCCAATGGTGGTACTAACGGTGGCGTAAACGGCGGCACGAATGGTGGTGCAAATGGTGGTACTAACGGTGGTGTAAACGGCGGCACGAATGGTGGCACCAATGGTGGTGCGAATGGCGGTGCGAATGGTGGAACCAATGGTGGCACAAACGGTGGAACCAATGGTGGTACTAACGGCGGAACCAACGGTGGTGCAAATGGCGGAGCCAATGGTGGTACTAACGGTGGTGCAAACGGTGGTACGAATGGTGGAACTAACGGTGGCGTAAACGGCGGCACGAATGGTGGTGCAAACGGTGGCACGAATGGCGGTGCGAATGGTGGAACCAATGGTGGCACAAACGGTGGAACCAATGGTGGTACTAACGGCGGAACCAACGGTGGTGCAAATGGCGGAGCCAATGGTGGTACTAACGGTGGTGCAAACGGTGGTACGAATGGTGGAACCAATGGTGGTACTAACGGCGGAACCAACGGTGGTGCAAATGGCGGAGCCAATGGTGGTACTAACGGTGGTGCAAACGGTGGTACGAATGGTGGAACTAACGGTGGCGTAAACGGCGGTACGAATGGTGGTGCGAATGGCGGTACCAACGGTGGCACGAATGGCGGTGCGAACGGCGGAACTAACGGTGGAACCAACGGTGGTGCAAATGGCGGAGCCAATGGTGGTACTAACGGTGGTACGAATGGTGGAACTAACGGTGGCGTAAACGGCGGCACGAATGGTGGCACCAATGGTGGTACGAATGGTGGTGCGAACGGCGGAACTAACGGTGGTGCAAATGGCGGAGCCAATGGTGGTACGAATGGTGGAACTAACGGTGGTGCGAATGGCGGAACCAACGGTGGCACGAATGGCGGTGCGAACGGCGGAACTAACGGTGGAATCAATGGCGGTACTAACGGTGGTACGAATGGCGGTGTAAACGGCGGAACTAATGGTGGCACCAACGGTGGTGCGAATGGCGGTACTAACGGTGGAACCAATGGTGGTACTAACGGTGGCGTAAACGGCGGCACTAACGGTGGAACCAATGGTGGTACTAACGGTGGTGCAAATGGCGGAGTCAATGGTGGCACTAACGGTGGAACCAATGGCGGAACCAACGGTGGTGCGAATGGCGGAACCAATGGTGGTACTAACGGTGGTACGAATGGCGGTACTAACGGTGGCACTAATGGCGGTACTAACGGTGGAACCAATGGTGGCACTAACGGCGGAACCAACGGTGGTGCAAATGGCGGAACCAATGGTGGTGCAAACGGTGGCACGAATGGCGGCACGAATGGCGGTRCGAACGGCGGAACTAACGGTGGCACGAACGGCGGAACTAACGGTGGCACAAACGGTGGAACCAATGGTGGTGCGAATGGCGGAACCAACGGTGGAACTAACGGTGGAACCAACGGTGGCACGAACGGCGGTACTAACGGTGGAACCAATGGTGGCACTAACGGCGGAACCAACGGTGGTGCAAATGGCGGAACCAATGGTGGTGCAAACGGTGGTGCGAATGGCGGTGCGAACGGCGGAACTAACGGTGGCACGAACGGCGGAACTAACGGTGGAACCAATGGCGGTACTAACGGTGGTACGAATGGCGGTGTAAACGGCGGAACTAATGGTGGCACCAACGGTGGTGCGAATGGCGGTACTAACGGTGGAACCAATGGTGGTACTAACGGTGGCGTAAACGGCGGCACCAATGGTGGTGCGAATGGCGGAACCAACGGTGGCACGAATGGCGGTGCGAACGGCGGAACCAACGGTGGTGCGAATGGCGGAACCAACGGTGGCACGAATGGCGGTGCGAACGGCGGAACTAACGGTGGAACCAATGGCGGTACTAACGGTGGAGCCAATGGTGGTACTAACGGTGGCGTAAACGGCGGCACTAACGGTGGAACCAACGGTGGTGCAAATGGCGGAGYCAATGGTGGCACTAACGGTGGAACCAATGGCGGAACCAACGGTGGTGCGAATGGCGGAGCCAATGGTGGTACTAACGGCGGAACCAACGGTGGCACGAACGGCGGAACTAACGGTGGCGTAAACGGCGGCACTAATGGTGGAGCCAATGGTGGTACTAACGGTGGAACCAACGGTGGTGCAAATGGCGGCACGAATGGTGGTGCGAACGGCGGAACTAACGGTGGCACAAACGGTGGAACCAATGGTGGTGCGAATGGCGGAACCAATGGTGGTGCAAATGGCGGAACCAATGGTGGTGCGAATGGCGGTGCGAACGGTGGAACCAATGGCGGCACGAATGGCGGTGCGAACGGCGGAACTAACGGTGGAACCAATGGCGGTGCGAACGGCGGAACTAACGGTGGTGCAAATGGCGGAGCCAATGGTGGTACTAACGGTGGAACTAACGGTGGCGTAAACGGTGGCACGAATGGTGGTGCAAATGGTGGTGCAAATGGTGGTACAAATGGCGGAGCCAATGGTGGTACTAACGGTGGCGTAAACGGCGGAACTAACGGTGGAACCAATGGTGGTACTAACGGTGGCACTAATGGCGGTACTAACGGCGGTGAAAATGGCAATCCAAAGCCTTTAGAAGCACCCAAAGACGTTGAATTTAATAATGCTGGCTCAGCAATTACTGGCATAGGTAGACCAGGTGCTAATGTGATAATAAGAGATGAATCGGGTCAGTTAATTAAAGAGGGTACTGTTGATTCTGATGGTAATTTTACAGTTCACCTGGACAAGCCATTAACAGATGGTGAAATTGTACAGGTTAACTTAGAGGATGGGATACAGTTCTCTCCAGCAGTTGATGTTGTTGCACCCAATTTGCCTCTAGAGGAACCAAAGGATCTTGAGTTTAGCAGTGATGGCTCTAAAGTTTCAGGTATTGGTAAACCAGGGGCAACTGTTGTCGTGAAAGACAAAGGTGGTAAAACTATTGGTAAAACAACAGTTGATGCAGATGGTAAATTTACAGTAACTTTGGATAAAGCTTTAACAGATGGAGAAGAAGTAAAAGTTCATTTAGAAGATGGCAATAAAGTTTCGCCAGACGTTAATCTTTTTGCGCCTAATCATCCATTGGCGGCACCTAAATATGTAGAGTTTAGTGATGATGGATCTGAAATTACGGGTTTTGGTAAACCGAATACAAAGGTATGGGCGAGACTTGCTGATGGGTATGTTGTTGGATTTGGTACTGTTAATGAAAATGGATATTTTAAGCTTGATATAGAGGATTCTAATAGTGATCCCCTCACGAATGGTGAAACAGTTTTTGTCTATTTAACCTCTGGAAATAAAGAATCACCAAAAGTGCAAGTCGCAGCACCAGTACTTGCTCTTGAAGAGCCTAAAGATGTTGTCTTTAATGATGATGGCTCAAAAGTGTCAGGTTCAGGTAAACCTGGTTCTAAAGTGATCGTCAAAGATAAAAACGGTAAGGTTATTGGTGAGACTATAGTTAATCCTGATGGTAAATTTACAATAGATCTTGAAGAGTCATTAATAGATGGTGAAGAGATCAAGGTGAATCTAAAAGATGGTGATAGAGAATCTTCAGAAATAGTTGTTAAGGCACCTAATCTTCCATTAGCAAAACCGGAAGATCTTGAATTTAACGCTGATGGCTCAGAAGTCTTCGGTAAAGGAAGACCTGGTTCAACGGTGATTATCAAAGATAAGGGTGGGAAAGAGATTGGTCGAGGAACGGTTGATAGCAATGGTAAATTCAAGGTAGAGCTTGATAAGCCGTTGATTGATGGTGAAGAGATAAAAGTCAATCTTGTTAATGGTGGCAAAACATCTCCAGAAACAGTGATTAATGCACCTAATCTTCCATTAGCAAAACCGGAAGATCTTGAATTTAATGCAGATGGCTCAGAAGTCTCCGGTAAAGGAAGACCTGGTTCAACGGTGATTGTCAAAGATAAGGCTGGGAAAGAGATTGGTCGAGGAGCGGTTGATAGCAATGGTAAATTCAAGGTAGAGCTTGATAAACCGTTGATTGATGGTGAAGAGATAAGAGTCAATCTTGTTAATGGTGGCAAAACATCTCCAGAAACAGTGATTAATGCACCTAATCTTCCATTAGCAAAACCGGAAGATCTTGAATTTAATGCAGATGGCTCAGAAGTCTCCGGTAAAGGAAGACCTGGTTCAACGGTGATTGTCAAAGATAAGGCTGGGAAAGAGATTGGTCGAGGAGCGGTTGATAGCAATGGTAAATTCAAGGTAGAGCTTGATAAACCGTTGATTGATGGTGAAGAGATAAGAGTCAATCTTGTTAATGGTGGCAAAACATCCCCAGAAACAGTGATTAATGCACCTAATCTTCCATTAGCAAAACCGGAAGATCTTGAATTTAACGCTGATGGCTCAGAAGTCTTCGGTAAAGGAAGACCAGGGTCAACTGTGATTATCAAAGATAAGGCCGGGAAAGAAATTGGCCGAGGAACGGTTGATAGCAATGGTAAATTCAAGGTAGAGCTTGATAAACCGTTGATTGATGGTGAAGAGATAAAAGTCAATCTTGTTAATGGTGGCAAAACATCCCCAGAAACAGTGATTAATGCGCCTAATCTTCCATTAGCAAAACCGGAAGATCTTGAATTTAACGCTGATGGCTCTCAAATTACAGGTAAAGGTAGACCAGGGTCAACGGTAATTATCAAAGATAAGGCAGGGAAAGAAATTGGTCGAGGGACGGTTGATAGCAATGGTAAATTTAGGGTAGAGCTTGAAAATCCGTTAACTGATGGTGAAGAGGTAAAAGTCAATCTTGTTAATGATAGTAAAAATTCACCAAATGCAACGATTAATGCGCCCAATATTCCATTGGAAGGTCCGGAAGATGTGGAGTTTAGCAGTGATGGCTCCGCAATTACCGGAATAGGCAAGCCGGGAGCTACGGTTGTGGTTAAAGATGAAGGAGGGCAGAAAGTAGGCGAAGGTATTGTTAATCCTGATGGTAAATTTACAGTTAACTTAGATAAGCCATTTGTTGATGGTGAAAAGGTGAAAGTAAATTTAGTGGAAGGTAATAAAGTCTCTTCAGATGTGACTATAACAGCTCCAATAAAAGCATGGGATATTACAGATGTTGTTAATGAAGATGCTTATATAGCGACTTTTGAAAAGATGGGTACTAGGAAAAAACATGTTACTAACGCTGATGGGCATGATTTTACTAACTTTGCTTATCCTGGTAAGGATCTGCTCTTTACCCCAGAAGGGGAGCCAACAAAAGATTATTATGAATTAGAAGTATATACAAAAGGTCTTACTCCCGATGAATTTAAGCAAGGTAGTATAGCGCTTAAGTATTGGAGTGTTTCTAATAATAAAGGGAGTTACCTTGAAATTGAGACGATTGATTTCAATGATCCTAGAGTAAAAATGGAGGAGAAAGGAGATTATACAGTCGTATACTTTTCTGCCTCAGACTTTATGGATGCAAAGAAAATCCAAGAACTGAAAGATAATGATGCTTTTTTTGGTGAAAATACACACTTTATGTTCACTTATACTGCTGGTTTTAGTGTTGATCGTTATCGTGCTGTTAATTTAATTCGTTATAAACCTGTTATCGATCCACTTGAGTCAGAAGGAAATTACTTAAAAGAGAGTATTATTTCTGAAATAGGAGAAAATGATTTAAAGGTTACAAAAGTTAATGGCCAGAAAATCTCTTCTCAAGGGGTTAAAGGAGAGTATGGAACGTTATTTATGGAAGCTGACGGAGCTTATACTTATAAGCCCAATGGCAATATTAATAACATCGGTCATACTGATCGCTTTGAGATCACTGTTTCTGATTCGAAAGGGATAGAGGTTACAAAAGAGCTAGGTTTTGAGATCAAAGAAGGTATATCTATTGAGCCCTCAATGGCCCCTCTCTCTCTGGCGGATACTGAAGATTCTCTTTTAGATGAGGTTGATCAATTTAGTGATGAAGAAGAGTCTAGAGAGGAAGATCTTACAGATTTACCTTCTCTTGAAGACTTACTATCGCTTGAAGCTGATGATCTAGTTCCTTCTTTAGAGGATAGTCAAGGTGATGAAACAATCCCTAAAGATCTATTAATATCTGATAATAATAGAACTGAAGTTACATCAGATAATGTTATTGATCTTCCACCAGTAGTTGATCCTCTAGAAGACTTACTGGATGTTGATAAAAACATTATTTAATTGTATTAACTATTATTGAGTGTTAGAGCTCATTATAAAAAGCAGAAATGGATATTTCATTTCTGCTTTTCTTTATGCATTGAGTTTTAAAGGATGGATTAAAAGCTAATTTTTTTTAATCATTGATTTAACATTATTTAACAATTCATGAAGCCTTTCTATATAGATATCTTTTCTTTTAATTGTTATTTTTTTATAAGGTGTAAAAAACTCATTTTTTATTTTAAGGATATCGGATTACTCCCGTTTTTGTTTTTTTGAGATATTTATGTGAAAATTATTTGTGTTTTCTTCTAGTATTGCGAATAAGTATAAAATAAATGGAATAAAATTCTCTTTTAACTGAAAATCTAAAATTATGGAAAGTCGCATATTTTCAGGCTGAATTGATTATTGTCATTAAATAAATAATAAAAATTGCAAATAAATGTAAAAAATATGTGTGAAATTGTTTGAAATTACACTCTATAAAATATAATATTGTCACCTCTTTATGTTAACTGAATGGTTTATTACATGAACAAGGTCTATAAAATTATCTGGAGCAGAGTCTTAAATGATTGGGTTGTTACATCTGAAAAGAGTAAGAGCCAAGGTAAAGCATCTAAAAGTACGAAGATGGGGAAAATTGCGGTCGCAACGACTCTCTTATCAGCAACACTAGGGGTTGCAAGTGGAGCGGAAGGATCGTTGAATATCTCTAATGAGAATCAAGATTATCTTGGTTATGATACCTATTCGAAGAATGGAAATGGTATTGATACACTTGTAAAAGGTGTGGTTTATGATCAAAAAATTACAGGTGATCAAGATGTAGTTTTTACTGCGCCTAATGCTAAGTATAATCCGACAAGAGTTAATAAAAATTTTGATTCAGGGCTTGTTTATTTACCTGAGCCATCAGGTGGAAGTGACGATTATGAGGTTGGAAGAAATTATGAGTTATCCCAAAAACTTGTAACTGAAAATGATGTTCAATTTAATGAGGGATGGGCGGTTGTCAGTACAGGCCATGATGATCGCTATGGTCGTAAAATTCTCTTAAAAAATAGTGGAGAGCCAAATGAGTATGATGGTGATACGATCGTTAAAGAGAATGCTTACCTCACTGTAGGTGAAAATCCGAAAGCAGATAATGGTGAAAAAGGTGATCGAGGTCTGCTTGGAAAAAACAATAATCTTCTTATTGAAGATTATAGTCAGGTAGTACTCTATAGCCATGAAGTGGTGAATAACCTAAGCTTTGATGCGAAAGATGCAGAAAGAATGTATCGCGATGATGAGGACACAACAAAATGGTTCTTCCCAAATGCGGCCACTTATAAGGGAGCTCAGAATCCAGATTTTGACTTTCTCTACTACGCAATCCCTAATCAGCCACCAGGTGGATCGGTTACGGTGACTAATGGTGCTTCACTATTAGTGAATGGAGAAACTAATTTTAAGGGGAATGGCAGTTTCAATACCGATTTAACCGCATTTGATGCAGTAGTTGACCTTAAGGAAGATGCGCTTTTTGATCGGGGTAACTTAAATGTGTTTGATGGAAGTAAAGCAACAGCACATAAAAATTTAACCTTTACAGGGCTCTATTCTGGATTAATGGTAAGGGCAGCAGAGTTAACTGTGGAAGGAAAGGTTACTAAAGTTCCTACGAAAGATGAGAGTGTAAATAGTCAAAATAGTGATGGTAAAGGTGATTTTACAATTACTACTGGAGCGAAAGTCCATTTCAAAGATGAAGTTGATCTTTATAGTACTGCTTTAAAAATTGATGATGGAAATGCTTTTTCTCATGGTAGCGCACTCCCTATACATGGTGGTATAGAGAATCAGCCTGTAGCAGGCTGGTACAAGGGAAATAGCAGACCTTCAACAGTCATTGCCGATAAGAGCATTATTTTAAAAGGCAAAGAGTCTGAATTTGCATTGATTGGTTCCGAGCTTAAGATCAATGAAAATTTCACGATTAATAAAGATGGAATGGATTTCTTTACATTAGGCGGGGAGTTAACCGTTAATGGTGATAAAGGGCTCAGTTTTGAAGCCGCTGCTAATGCGGTTTTACTCGCTACCGAATTTGATCTTTCCACAATGAGCGTTTCTGAAGGTGGTAAGGTATTAGCAGCAGCAAACGATCTTAAAGTTAAGAAAGATTTTGTTTTAGACAAAGATGCTCAATTTATTGATGCGACTACAGCAGATGGCGAAAAGGGCGGATACTTACACTTCCCCGGAGATTATGCACATCATGGGTTAACGTTTGACGAAATGCTAAATGTGATGGCGGGTCAGATGTCAAATGATCCTAATGAACTAACAAAGAATGAGTTAGATAATCTAGCATTTGATATCAATAAAATCGGTTCTCTAACAATCGGTGGAAACGCACTATTAAAAGAAAATGCTCTCTATAAAGCTAATGCGGATGTAGAAGTTAAGGGTGAGCTTAATCTTCATAAAACTAGTAACTTCTTTGTCCATAAAGGTGATGCAAAAATCCATAATGGGACAGAGATTGCAGGAACGATCGGTATCGATAATGGTCATACCTTTAGTTTTGAGAGTGGAACTGTTGGCTTTGAACAAGATCAGAGTAATATCTTAGGGACACTTGCGATTAATGGTGCGGGGACTATGCTCGCTATTAAAGATCGTAAGCTTAGTGATGCATCTAATAGTGGTACCATCTTAATCAGCGAAGGCGCTATTTTTAAAGCTTCTGGCAATAATACTATCTCTAATCTTGACAACAGAGGTGCTGTCTATATTGGTAGTGCGGTTGAGGGTAGCAAAAATGGAATGCTAACGATAGAAGGAGACTACTCTGGCGCAGATGGAAGCGTACTCTACTTCGGTAATCTCGACGCTAGAAAAGAGAATTATAATAATCCGATGGATTATGGGCATAAGGATCTTTTATGGGTGAAAGGTAATGCCAATGGTAAAAGTGAAGTTCGTTTTACTCAAAATGCAAAACTGAGTAATTTAGGTTTTATTACAGATAAAGGTATTCTGTTAGCACAGATCGATGGTAAGTCTGACTTAGATTTATCAATGGCTAAGGATCAACGTTTAACTGATGGTGGAACGGAATATACTTTAGTGGGGCGTGCGGGGCAAGATACTTTAGATACGGGTAAAAATAGCTGGTACCTCAGTAATGAGAAGTTTGATGGCACATTGCCATTAACGCCGATCGAGCCTATTGAACCTGATGTCCCGCTAACTCCATTAGAGCCTGTAGAACCTGTTAAGCCTACTGAACCTGAGATAGTCATTCCTGATGAACCAGAAATGTGTTTTCCTAAGGCTAGATCTGCTATGAGTTTCTGTGAACCAGAAGTACCTGAAATTCCAGAAACACCTGAGTCTCCAGAAACACCTGAGACTCCAGAAGTACCTGAGACTCCAGAAGTACCTGAGACTCCAGAAGTACCTGAGACTCCAGAAGTACCTGAGACTCCAGAAGTACCTGAAAYTCCAGAAACACCTGAGTCTCCAGAAACACCTGAGACTCCAGAAGTACCTGAGACCCCAGAAACACCAGAGACTCCAGAAGTACCTGAGACCCCAGAAACACCAGAGACCCCAGAAACACCTGAGACTCCAGAAGTACCTGAGACTCCAGAAGTACCTGAGACTCCAGAAGTACCTGAAATTCCAGAAACACCTGAGACTCCAGAAACCCCTGAGACTCCAGAAGTGCCTGAGACTCCAGAAGTACCTGAGACTCCAGAAGCACCTGAGACTCCAGAAGTACCTGTGACTCCAGAAGTACCTGAGACTCCAGAAACACCTGAGACTCCAGAAACACCTGAAACTCCCGGTGAAACTGAGAAACCCGGTGAAACTGAGAAACCAGGAGAAACTGAGAAACCAGGAGAAACTGAGAAGCCAGGAGAAATTGAGAAGCCAGGAGAGACTGAGAAACCAGGAGAAGCTGAGAACCCAGGAGAAACTGATAAGCCAGAAGAAACTGAGAAACCAGGAGAAACTGAGAAGCCAGGAGAAACTGAGAAGCCAGGAGAAACTGAGAAACCAGGAGAAACTGAGAAGCCAGGAGAAACTGAGAAGCCAGGAGAAACAGAGAAGCCAGGAGAAACTGAGAAACCAGGAGAAACTGAGAAGCCAGGAGAAACGGAGAAGCCAGGAG
This region includes:
- a CDS encoding autotransporter outer membrane beta-barrel domain-containing protein, with the protein product MNKVYKIIWSRVLNDWVVTSEKSKSQGKASKSTKMGKIAVATTLLSATLGVASGAEGSLNISNENQDYLGYDTYSKNGNGIDTLVKGVVYDQKITGDQDVVFTAPNAKYNPTRVNKNFDSGLVYLPEPSGGSDDYEVGRNYELSQKLVTENDVQFNEGWAVVSTGHDDRYGRKILLKNSGEPNEYDGDTIVKENAYLTVGENPKADNGEKGDRGLLGKNNNLLIEDYSQVVLYSHEVVNNLSFDAKDAERMYRDDEDTTKWFFPNAATYKGAQNPDFDFLYYAIPNQPPGGSVTVTNGASLLVNGETNFKGNGSFNTDLTAFDAVVDLKEDALFDRGNLNVFDGSKATAHKNLTFTGLYSGLMVRAAELTVEGKVTKVPTKDESVNSQNSDGKGDFTITTGAKVHFKDEVDLYSTALKIDDGNAFSHGSALPIHGGIENQPVAGWYKGNSRPSTVIADKSIILKGKESEFALIGSELKINENFTINKDGMDFFTLGGELTVNGDKGLSFEAAANAVLLATEFDLSTMSVSEGGKVLAAANDLKVKKDFVLDKDAQFIDATTADGEKGGYLHFPGDYAHHGLTFDEMLNVMAGQMSNDPNELTKNELDNLAFDINKIGSLTIGGNALLKENALYKANADVEVKGELNLHKTSNFFVHKGDAKIHNGTEIAGTIGIDNGHTFSFESGTVGFEQDQSNILGTLAINGAGTMLAIKDRKLSDASNSGTILISEGAIFKASGNNTISNLDNRGAVYIGSAVEGSKNGMLTIEGDYSGADGSVLYFGNLDARKENYNNPMDYGHKDLLWVKGNANGKSEVRFTQNAKLSNLGFITDKGILLAQIDGKSDLDLSMAKDQRLTDGGTEYTLVGRAGQDTLDTGKNSWYLSNEKFDGTLPLTPIEPIEPDVPLTPLEPVEPVKPTEPEIVIPDEPEMCFPKARSAMSFCEPEVPEIPETPESPETPETPEVPETPEVPETPEVPETPEVPETPEVPEXPETPESPETPETPEVPETPETPETPEVPETPETPETPETPETPEVPETPEVPETPEVPEIPETPETPETPETPEVPETPEVPETPEAPETPEVPVTPEVPETPETPETPETPETPGETEKPGETEKPGETEKPGETEKPGEIEKPGETEKPGEAENPGETDKPEETEKPGETEKPGETEKPGETEKPGETEKPGETEKPGETEKPGETEKPGETEKPGETEKPGETEKPGETEKPGETEKPGETENPGETDKPEETEKPGKTENPGETDKPEETEKPEVPNTPEVSETPEENEETEVNENPGKNDNPDTCDARSVTGCSGDNKGEPKPKKEVYIPEASAYLANLIAANEMYTLKYHEKQYLDGYDGVWSRLKGSFTSFKLDNDHDLSANIDMFTLHLGRDLWHDDKLTLGVMAAYGYTTGKSQNAYNGRKADHNSQGFALGAYGSYEFNENSYIDTWVQYVFMRNKVYGFNTPVQKYNLKGLTASIEAGYAFEVNDTFRIQPQAQFIWMGVKDKVHADSRGTKVQSRSNNLQSRVGVRFYNDGENYIPFAEVNYIHNSKKYNVNFEGELNQNKFTAAGSKNLYRLELGMTTKPKDGWTASGSISYTQGGSSYRNTSFKIDLRYDF